Part of the Quercus robur chromosome 5, dhQueRobu3.1, whole genome shotgun sequence genome, CACGAATATAAAGATCATCTCCGCTACCATTAGAGAATTTCTGTGTGTCAATTAAGGTTCGAGTCCATGTCATACAACCTATACCTGAATCAAATGCATAAGCTATACAAGAACAATTCTGCAAACACTGCTGCCTGCAATCATCTGCCTGAGCAGCTGACCATTCTGCAAAGTCAGGCACCTTCATCATGttcaattttgaaaacccaTCCATTTTGCCAGCTTCACCACTAGTGTTCACCCTTCCACACTGCAACAGTGTCCTCCTCACACATCCACTAGTCCAATTTTGTCTATTCCATTCTTCTGTGTTCTTTGGCTCAAACCCCTCTAAACAACTGCAAATTGGGGAACTCATTGAATTACAGCTTCCAAATGCACCACACGTACCATAAACATCACACACACTGAGCATAGCTTTCCACACAACCTTCCAATCCTTCTTCTCACTATCCCAATATCTTGCCTCTGTATTTCCTTGCGTAGTCAGGACAGTGTGTGACAAAGAATCTTTGACAGAAGTAGTAGTTAAGTAAGAAGTCCCATCTTGATTATCTACAAGACTATATCTGTCGCGAAATACAGAATTTATTTGTGTTCCAATGAATGTCAGACCATTCCATGGACCACTGCGGAAATATGGTCTACCATCTTTCCAAATGAATGCCTGAGTAAGACTTTGACGAGAAATTCCAACAGAGAAGCTTCCAATTGATGGATTAGAAGGGCTTTTCCATGATGTCAACTGCACTTTCTCACCTGTTCTTTCATTAGTACTTAATTTCATCTCAGGTAAGCTTGTATCAGAAGGATTTTTGAAACTCTCCCATAGGATTGTCCCTATAGTGTTTTCTTTTAAGACAAGGTTCCCCGAATCTAAAAGCTGGGCACTTGAATTGGCAATAGAGTTGTTAACATTCGATGACCAAAGAATCTCCTTTTGTCCGTTTAATACTACAACGTTGCCGTCCTTAGATATAGTAAGAAGTCCAGAAGAATCGTTGAGGGGTTTCTGTCTATTCGCTACCCATACGATTGTGAATGCAGAAATGTTGTTATACCATATCCCTAGGTAGCGGTTGGTAGAATTCACTGGGCTGAAGAATCCCAGTTTGAAAACACTTCCATTGGAGATCATGTAGTCAGAGTCTTTGTCTTTGATGAATTGAGAAGATCTGATGGTGTCTACAGCAACAACGCCTAAGTTTAAACAAAGACCACAAAGGACAGACAACAAGATACTCCTGCTAAGACATCCCATAACTTCGTTTGAACCTACTTTGTGTGAGAATTTAGTAAAGGGATTGGGGAGGCCCTGTTTATCTAACTATTTATGGTGAATTTGCTTTCATTTCTTCTCTGCATCACAAAGTTCGAAATCATGATTTTTATGCAAAAGTGGCTTATGTGAAGTGTGTGTAACTAACATGCTACTCCAGACTTTCGTGAGTCTAACatcttaaaaaataagtcaagTCTTTGTCCCTAGTGTTAGGTGTCACATCCCAAATCCGATACCCGGATTCGTGACCATGATCGGCATACTAATATCAAGCCtaaacctgatattaacaagaaccaacttaacttttacaaaacttttacaaaagcttccctctttcttttcattcttgtttTCTTACTTAAATGATATAACTTTTcatttgacattcagagcatcTACATTGTACTCCAAGAATAACATAAACCACCAATCATCCAATTTCCACACTTTCACAAAATACATCTCTTAGTACTTTAAGGTACACAACTTTCACTGGATCCTAAATGCACCATACTACAAATCTAAACATCATATTGCTAATTTAggatctatacatataaaactaaaaccagctccttccaaaacttgactaaggctccctctgctccaaaataaaacctgtTGACTAaaagagtggaaggggtgagctacacagctcagtaaaggtaagatacatgagaatttaataaggatgcatgtaaatcaaatcatttcattctatgaatatttagataggagaacatcttttcatgcatagtatcttatactattcataataataacttatatgCTTTTCATAGGTAAAtaattgttctcttttttcttatcaaaataatattaccaaaacctttctaatttaatttctttcatttcttacaaagtcaccaaatataatattgattgtttaaaatcaatatatatgcattctcattacaaaataatcattttaacttaaatcaggTAATTGGTAACTTTGTTTTAAACTAGAAACATCTTAAAGAATAACAAAACTTTTCTTCATAAATTTcttctcataaaatattataactttcataGTCATAAAACTTAATGTTTCATAAAGAACAGATATCTTATAACTTTTTAACATAAACTTGTACTTTCATCAAAAGTTTTATCTTTAAAGCGTAACAAAACTTCGGAAACTCTTATCTTTAAAgaacaacttttcttttcatcataaacttcttttcatgagaacttttaacttttcataatgcatttaaataaaatcattcCATCATGATTAATAACATAGTATAGCTgttcataaataacttattggTTAGTTCATATCTGATAAGTCTGTACTTATTTGGGAGGCTTCTAGCACCACGGTGCTAGGCATCCAGCATTCCCTACAATGCCAAGTATTCTCGAGATCACATTATAATACATATATTCAACCATGGGGGTCGGTTGACTTCCTCCACAAGTTGGCCATAACCAACAAGGGCGAGTACAACAGAGCCAGTCCCACTTATAATGGCCAAACAGATAACATTTTCCATGGAAAGCTAGTAATTAACCCCTACTGACAGAGTTCAGATCATTAAAGGACATAACCTGAAAACATTTCATACTTATGCATCATACTGAAATTCATAGTTTGCATAGCATTTCATGATAAAAGCatttccattattttctttaaacatcatgttcgtggaattagtaatagcatcaatatgcttaaatcatatacatagGATTTCGAAAGCTCACGAACATATCTTTGTCTAAAACATGATTACATGCCATATCTCTAATCAAAAaccttttaatgcataatatactttaaaataacctcTTGACTTACCAAATGCCCATATAACTTGTCCCTTACCTGAAAGCAGAGGAACCGAGAGCCTACAGTCGAAGGAGCTTAGACTTGGAAATtggtaacacctaaaccaaatatcaaaacttattacttacTATCAATAATTATTCTCTATCATAAACTTACATGTTCATCTCAAAACCTATATCTTAAAATCAAGGAAATCCTAATCCCATCTCAATGAGGTTCCCACAAACACAACATACATTCATCAAACAACTTGATGTACCAAATCATAGACAAACCATTATTTTAATGTTCATATTTAGATCATGCCAATCATCtttaaaatcaattcaaaatatgTTTGAGAATGGAAGCAATGGTGCATGCATAAACTTACACAAGGCAACATACAACATGAATAAAACAACTTCATAAAAACAACAGTTGATGATTTAGAACCCCTCCTTTGAGTACTACACCTTGAACCAAGTTATACAAAATATATCTATGATCCAGACATACCAAATGATAAGCATAATAAATTATAGCTCAAATCATTCACCCAAACTTTAGAATTAAATCCTTAAACTTGGGCATATCCcttactgttcactgttttaTTCCAGCAGCATATACTTCACttataaaatacaaatgggCTATCAATTCACATCCAAACTTCATGAAATTTTAGAGAAACTCCTCTAGATGTTTAGTAAATACTATATCGATTTCGGAGTCAAAGCATAAAACtataatttactaaaaatcataCAATATAGAATACTCAAATCTGTTCTGGCAGAATTTCATGCAAATTAGAAATtataccattatttttatattaatccaAATTCTGTGAGACCACTTTCATTACAACCATATATGTCTTagatttcataggaaatatCCTTAGAATCC contains:
- the LOC126726973 gene encoding G-type lectin S-receptor-like serine/threonine-protein kinase At1g11330 isoform X1, with the protein product MGCLSRSILLSVLCGLCLNLGVVAVDTIRSSQFIKDKDSDYMISNGSVFKLGFFSPVNSTNRYLGIWYNNISAFTIVWVANRQKPLNDSSGLLTISKDGNVVVLNGQKEILWSSNVNNSIANSSAQLLDSGNLVLKENTIGTILWESFKNPSDTSLPEMKLSTNERTGEKVQLTSWKSPSNPSIGSFSVGISRQSLTQAFIWKDGRPYFRSGPWNGLTFIGTQINSVFRDRYSLVDNQDGTSYLTTTSVKDSLSHTVLTTQGNTEARYWDSEKKDWKVVWKAMLSVCDVYGTCGAFGSCNSMSSPICSCLEGFEPKNTEEWNRQNWTSGCVRRTLLQCGRVNTSGEAGKMDGFSKLNMMKVPDFAEWSAAQADDCRQQCLQNCSCIAYAFDSGIGCMTWTRTLIDTQKFSNGSGDDLYIRVAHLELDTNGDVRKIVTITVIIGTIFISIFMYLLWRWIAKHKARRKKEKEILMFNREACKKFPSEDMLGDNLNQVKVQELPVFNFVKLASATNNFHESNMLGQGGFGPVYRGKFSDAQEIAIKRLSKTSGQGLEEFMNEVVVISKLQHRNLVRLLGCCVEGEERMLIYEYMPNKSLDAFLFDSHKEILLDWRKRFNIIEGIGRGLLYLHRDSRLRIIHRDLKASNILLDKYLNPKISDFGMARIFRSNEDQANTNRVVGTYGYMSPEYAMEGRFSEKSDVFSFGVLLLEIVSGRKNSSFYHDEQSMSLLGHAWKLWKADNILALIDPMISEPCYEMEILRCIHVGLLCVQEFAKDRPTTSTVISMLKSEIVDLPHPKKPAFTEREIGLDTESSKLSQRKCSVNNVTITMIQGR
- the LOC126726973 gene encoding G-type lectin S-receptor-like serine/threonine-protein kinase At1g11330 isoform X2 — its product is MGCLSRSILLSVLCGLCLNLGVVAVDTIRSSQFIKDKDSDYMISNGSVFKLGFFSPVNSTNRYLGIWYNNISAFTIVWVANRQKPLNDSSGLLTISKDGNVVVLNGQKEILWSSNVNNSIANSSAQLLDSGNLVLKENTIGTILWESFKNPSDTSLPEMKLSTNERTGEKVQLTSWKSPSNPSIGSFSVGISRQSLTQAFIWKDGRPYFRSGPWNGLTFIGTQINSVFRDRYSLVDNQDGTSYLTTTSVKDSLSHTVLTTQGNTEARYWDSEKKDWKVVWKAMLSVCDVYGTCGAFGSCNSMSSPICSCLEGFEPKNTEEWNRQNWTSGCVRRTLLQCGRVNTSGEAGKMDGFSKLNMMKVPDFAEWSAAQADDCRQQCLQNCSCIAYAFDSGIGCMTWTRTLIDTQKFSNGSGDDLYIRVAHLELDTNGDVRKIVTITVIIGTIFISIFMYLLWRWIAKHKARRKKEKEILMFNREACKKFPSEDMLGDNLNQVKVQELPVFNFVKLASATNNFHESNMLGQGGFGPVYRGKFSDAQEIAIKRLSKTSGQGLEEFMNEVVVISKLQHRNLVRLLGCCVEGEERMLIYEYMPNKSLDAFLFDSHKEILLDWRKRFNIIEGIGRDFGMARIFRSNEDQANTNRVVGTYGYMSPEYAMEGRFSEKSDVFSFGVLLLEIVSGRKNSSFYHDEQSMSLLGHAWKLWKADNILALIDPMISEPCYEMEILRCIHVGLLCVQEFAKDRPTTSTVISMLKSEIVDLPHPKKPAFTEREIGLDTESSKLSQRKCSVNNVTITMIQGR